A stretch of the Octopus bimaculoides isolate UCB-OBI-ISO-001 chromosome 8, ASM119413v2, whole genome shotgun sequence genome encodes the following:
- the LOC106868266 gene encoding E3 SUMO-protein ligase ZNF451 isoform X4 codes for MVLLIISKAHYQDYNPDCASEGGRGEKEEEIEQNHKEGKGILPECDRCLAFHRLMSTGGFHKNYQSGRTKNAADFAMMLQIGKMDELLPKHVQFTIFSGDKGFQEALHQMKDSRRMIRIINPHVPGWQARLHNILNRTIP; via the exons GCACATTATCAAGACTACAATCCAGATTGCGCGAgcgaaggaggaagaggagaaaaagaagaagaaatcgaGCAAAATCACAAAGAAGGAAAAGGCATATTGCCAGAATGCGACAG gtGCCTGGCGTTTCACCGGCTGATGTCTACTGGGGGATTTCACAAGAATTATCAGAGTGGCAGGACGAAAAATGCAGCAGATTTTGCCATGATGCTTCAA ATTGGCAAGATGGACGAGCTGCTTCCGAAACATGTCCAATTCACAATATTTTCTGGCGACAAAGGGTTTCAAGAAGCTCTTCATCAAATGAAGGATTCAAGAAGAATGATAAGAATAATTAATCCACACGTTCCTGGCTGGCAAGCAAGACTTCATAATATTTTGAACAGGACCATTCCTTGA
- the LOC106868266 gene encoding uncharacterized protein LOC106868266 isoform X1 yields the protein MLQNGFVNNFQGTLSRLQSRLRERRRKRRKRRRNRAKSQRRKRHIARMRQACTIPFSPFRPFHSRWSVRGYKHLASRPTIISRPTIRRRKLVHGRGGFDVHHRRRKIDGQNHRQACSFTFRPRFRHRHYRMNPLKHKLCRMDHIIFWDIDNWSRFFEKLKFLLPPNTFVWGFHSTQWNQPTRCLAFHRLMSTGGFHKNYQSGRTKNAADFAMMLQIGKMDELLPKHVQFTIFSGDKGFQEALHQMKDSRRMIRIINPHVPGWQARLHNILNRTIP from the exons GCACATTATCAAGACTACAATCCAGATTGCGCGAgcgaaggaggaagaggagaaaaagaagaagaaatcgaGCAAAATCACAAAGAAGGAAAAGGCATATTGCCAGAATGCGACAGGCATGTACCATACCTTTCTCTCCTTTCCGCCCTTTCCACTCACGTTGGTCTGTAAGAGGCTATAAACATTTAGCATCACGTCCTACCATCATATCACGACCAACGATCCGAAGGCGGAAGCTTGTACACGGCCGTGGAGGATTTGACGTTCATCATAGAAGACGTAAAATAGATGGCCAGAATCATCGTCAAGCTTGTTCATTTACATTCAGACCTAGGtttcgtcatcgtcattatcgcaTGAATCCTCTGAAACATAAACTATGCAGGATGGATCACATCATATTTTGGGATATAGACAACTGGAGTAGGTTCTTTGAAAAGCTGAAGTTTCTCTTGCCTCCGAATACCTTCGTATGGGGCTTTCATAGTACCCAATGGAACCAGCCAACCAG gtGCCTGGCGTTTCACCGGCTGATGTCTACTGGGGGATTTCACAAGAATTATCAGAGTGGCAGGACGAAAAATGCAGCAGATTTTGCCATGATGCTTCAA ATTGGCAAGATGGACGAGCTGCTTCCGAAACATGTCCAATTCACAATATTTTCTGGCGACAAAGGGTTTCAAGAAGCTCTTCATCAAATGAAGGATTCAAGAAGAATGATAAGAATAATTAATCCACACGTTCCTGGCTGGCAAGCAAGACTTCATAATATTTTGAACAGGACCATTCCTTGA
- the LOC106868266 gene encoding E3 SUMO-protein ligase ZNF451 isoform X2 — translation MRQACTIPFSPFRPFHSRWSVRGYKHLASRPTIISRPTIRRRKLVHGRGGFDVHHRRRKIDGQNHRQACSFTFRPRFRHRHYRMNPLKHKLCRMDHIIFWDIDNWSRFFEKLKFLLPPNTFVWGFHSTQWNQPTRCLAFHRLMSTGGFHKNYQSGRTKNAADFAMMLQIGKMDELLPKHVQFTIFSGDKGFQEALHQMKDSRRMIRIINPHVPGWQARLHNILNRTIP, via the exons ATGCGACAGGCATGTACCATACCTTTCTCTCCTTTCCGCCCTTTCCACTCACGTTGGTCTGTAAGAGGCTATAAACATTTAGCATCACGTCCTACCATCATATCACGACCAACGATCCGAAGGCGGAAGCTTGTACACGGCCGTGGAGGATTTGACGTTCATCATAGAAGACGTAAAATAGATGGCCAGAATCATCGTCAAGCTTGTTCATTTACATTCAGACCTAGGtttcgtcatcgtcattatcgcaTGAATCCTCTGAAACATAAACTATGCAGGATGGATCACATCATATTTTGGGATATAGACAACTGGAGTAGGTTCTTTGAAAAGCTGAAGTTTCTCTTGCCTCCGAATACCTTCGTATGGGGCTTTCATAGTACCCAATGGAACCAGCCAACCAG gtGCCTGGCGTTTCACCGGCTGATGTCTACTGGGGGATTTCACAAGAATTATCAGAGTGGCAGGACGAAAAATGCAGCAGATTTTGCCATGATGCTTCAA ATTGGCAAGATGGACGAGCTGCTTCCGAAACATGTCCAATTCACAATATTTTCTGGCGACAAAGGGTTTCAAGAAGCTCTTCATCAAATGAAGGATTCAAGAAGAATGATAAGAATAATTAATCCACACGTTCCTGGCTGGCAAGCAAGACTTCATAATATTTTGAACAGGACCATTCCTTGA